In the genome of Entelurus aequoreus isolate RoL-2023_Sb linkage group LG08, RoL_Eaeq_v1.1, whole genome shotgun sequence, one region contains:
- the LOC133655843 gene encoding muscarinic acetylcholine receptor M1-like isoform X1: MERHPSVIMNATSSSHPAFVPATFDGSYSEVAILSDGVGGWNQQNISHIIWHEANFTESSGNRTASQAANDFDPLGGHSVWQVIVIVFLTGSLSLVTVVGNILVMLSFKINKALKTVNNYYLLSLACADLTIGTLSMNLYTTYIVMGQWALGPVVCDLWLAIDYVASNASVMNLLVISFDRYFSVTRPLTYRAKRTTKRAMTMICLAWSISFILWAPAILFWQYIVGERTVPSNECFIQFLSEPIITFCTAIAAFYLPVTIMTTLFWKIFQETEKRVKDMEGLKGSGAGKKQTQGSVAGGDGASNSQKENSASSKQMRSTNRSDEQNQLPSEDKAHTGQRTCGAFFSRCSSLLLRCRGSRSADNTAPAEQGSCDNLNNNEASEGEEEVNDADQSRLPADGEKSKRVKNKDTKSQSNPTQPAETSPENTSMKDGSTAKRFASKSKTEVNKRKNEKKANDKKAARTLSAILFAFITTWLPYNIMVLVNTFCQDCIPGTLWELGYWLCYVNSTVNPMCYALCNKTFRTTFRDILMCQWKNKGKPQCHQRNPAACRKKDQR; the protein is encoded by the exons ATGGAAAG ACATCCATCTGTCATCATGAATGCGACCTCAAGCTCTCATCCAGCCTTCGTGCCCGCTACTTTTG ATGGCTCTTACTCAGAAGTGGCAATATTATCTGATGGTGTGGGTGGTTGGAATCAGCAGAATATCAGCCATATTATTTGGCATGAAGCAAACTTCACTGAATCATCAGGAAATAGGACAGCAAGCCAGGCAGCAAATGACTTTGACCCATTAGGAGGACACTCTGTGTGGCAG GTTATAGTAATTGTCTTCCTTACCGGCTCACTGTCACTGGTTACAGTTGTCGGCAACATCTTAGTGATGCTGTCCTTCAAGATCAACAAGGCACTGAAGACTGTGAACAACTACTACCTCCTGAGCTTGGCGTGTGCTGACCTGACCATTGGCACACTGTCTATGAACTTGTATACCACCTATATCGTCATGGGGCAATGGGCTCTGGGACCAGTGGTCTGTGACTTGTGGCTTGCAATCGACTATGTAGCAAGTAACGCTTCCGTCATGAATCTTCTCGTCATTAGCTTTGACAG GTATTTCTCTGTGACCAGACCTTTGACCTATCGTGCCAAGCGCACAACCAAGCGGGCCATGACCATGATTTGTTTAGCCTGGTCCATTTCTTTCATTCTCTGGGCCCCGGCCATTCTGTTTTGGCAGTATATCGTCGGTGAGCGGACGGTGCCGTCGAATGAATGCTTCATTCAGTTTCTGTCTGAGCCCATCATTACATTTTGCACTGCTATTGCTGCATTTTACTTGCCAGTCACTATCATGACAACCCTGTTTTGGAAGATCTTTCAGGAGACAGAGAAACGTGTTAAGGATATGGAGGGTCTTAAGGGTTCTGGTGCTGGAAAAAAACAAACTCAGGGGAGTGTAGCTGGAGGCGATGGAGCGAGTAATAGCCAGAAGGAGAATTCTGCGTCATCGAAACAAATGAGGTCCACAAACAGGAGTGATGAGCAAAATCAGCTGCCTTCAGAGGACAAGGCCCACACCGGTCAGAGAACATGTGGTGCTTTCTTCAGCCGGTGTTCATCCCTGCTACTAAGATGCCGTGGATCCAGAAGCGCTGATAATACTGCACCAGCAGAGCAGGGTAGCTGTGACAATCTTAACAACAATGAAGCTTCAGAGGGCGAAGAAGAAGTAAATGATGCAGACCAATCAAGGCTTCCTGCAG ATGGGGAGAAGTCTAAAAGGGTGAAGAACAAAGATACAAAATCTCAGTCAAACCCTACACAGCCGGCTGAGACATCTCCCGAAAACACCTCAATGAAAGATGGGAGCACGGCAAAAAGGTTTGCCTCTAAATCCAAGACCGAGGTTAACAAgcgcaaaaatgaaaaaaaggcaAATGACAAGAAAGCAGCACGGACACTGAGTGCCATCCTCTTCGCCTTCATTACTACTTGGTTGCCATACAATATCATGGTCTTGGTCAACACATTCTGCCAGGACTGTATCCCGGGAACTCTTTGGGAACTGGGATATTGGTTGTGTTATGTTAACAGCACAGTCAACCCCATGTGCTATGCCCTGTGTAACAAGACTTTTCGAACAACTTTCCGGGATATTTTGATGTGCCAGTGGAAAAACAAAGGCAAGCCTCAATGTCATCAGAGGAATCCTGCGGCTTGCCGGAAAAAAGATCAAAGGTAG
- the LOC133655843 gene encoding muscarinic acetylcholine receptor M1-like isoform X2 — protein MNATSSSHPAFVPATFDGSYSEVAILSDGVGGWNQQNISHIIWHEANFTESSGNRTASQAANDFDPLGGHSVWQVIVIVFLTGSLSLVTVVGNILVMLSFKINKALKTVNNYYLLSLACADLTIGTLSMNLYTTYIVMGQWALGPVVCDLWLAIDYVASNASVMNLLVISFDRYFSVTRPLTYRAKRTTKRAMTMICLAWSISFILWAPAILFWQYIVGERTVPSNECFIQFLSEPIITFCTAIAAFYLPVTIMTTLFWKIFQETEKRVKDMEGLKGSGAGKKQTQGSVAGGDGASNSQKENSASSKQMRSTNRSDEQNQLPSEDKAHTGQRTCGAFFSRCSSLLLRCRGSRSADNTAPAEQGSCDNLNNNEASEGEEEVNDADQSRLPADGEKSKRVKNKDTKSQSNPTQPAETSPENTSMKDGSTAKRFASKSKTEVNKRKNEKKANDKKAARTLSAILFAFITTWLPYNIMVLVNTFCQDCIPGTLWELGYWLCYVNSTVNPMCYALCNKTFRTTFRDILMCQWKNKGKPQCHQRNPAACRKKDQR, from the exons ATGAATGCGACCTCAAGCTCTCATCCAGCCTTCGTGCCCGCTACTTTTG ATGGCTCTTACTCAGAAGTGGCAATATTATCTGATGGTGTGGGTGGTTGGAATCAGCAGAATATCAGCCATATTATTTGGCATGAAGCAAACTTCACTGAATCATCAGGAAATAGGACAGCAAGCCAGGCAGCAAATGACTTTGACCCATTAGGAGGACACTCTGTGTGGCAG GTTATAGTAATTGTCTTCCTTACCGGCTCACTGTCACTGGTTACAGTTGTCGGCAACATCTTAGTGATGCTGTCCTTCAAGATCAACAAGGCACTGAAGACTGTGAACAACTACTACCTCCTGAGCTTGGCGTGTGCTGACCTGACCATTGGCACACTGTCTATGAACTTGTATACCACCTATATCGTCATGGGGCAATGGGCTCTGGGACCAGTGGTCTGTGACTTGTGGCTTGCAATCGACTATGTAGCAAGTAACGCTTCCGTCATGAATCTTCTCGTCATTAGCTTTGACAG GTATTTCTCTGTGACCAGACCTTTGACCTATCGTGCCAAGCGCACAACCAAGCGGGCCATGACCATGATTTGTTTAGCCTGGTCCATTTCTTTCATTCTCTGGGCCCCGGCCATTCTGTTTTGGCAGTATATCGTCGGTGAGCGGACGGTGCCGTCGAATGAATGCTTCATTCAGTTTCTGTCTGAGCCCATCATTACATTTTGCACTGCTATTGCTGCATTTTACTTGCCAGTCACTATCATGACAACCCTGTTTTGGAAGATCTTTCAGGAGACAGAGAAACGTGTTAAGGATATGGAGGGTCTTAAGGGTTCTGGTGCTGGAAAAAAACAAACTCAGGGGAGTGTAGCTGGAGGCGATGGAGCGAGTAATAGCCAGAAGGAGAATTCTGCGTCATCGAAACAAATGAGGTCCACAAACAGGAGTGATGAGCAAAATCAGCTGCCTTCAGAGGACAAGGCCCACACCGGTCAGAGAACATGTGGTGCTTTCTTCAGCCGGTGTTCATCCCTGCTACTAAGATGCCGTGGATCCAGAAGCGCTGATAATACTGCACCAGCAGAGCAGGGTAGCTGTGACAATCTTAACAACAATGAAGCTTCAGAGGGCGAAGAAGAAGTAAATGATGCAGACCAATCAAGGCTTCCTGCAG ATGGGGAGAAGTCTAAAAGGGTGAAGAACAAAGATACAAAATCTCAGTCAAACCCTACACAGCCGGCTGAGACATCTCCCGAAAACACCTCAATGAAAGATGGGAGCACGGCAAAAAGGTTTGCCTCTAAATCCAAGACCGAGGTTAACAAgcgcaaaaatgaaaaaaaggcaAATGACAAGAAAGCAGCACGGACACTGAGTGCCATCCTCTTCGCCTTCATTACTACTTGGTTGCCATACAATATCATGGTCTTGGTCAACACATTCTGCCAGGACTGTATCCCGGGAACTCTTTGGGAACTGGGATATTGGTTGTGTTATGTTAACAGCACAGTCAACCCCATGTGCTATGCCCTGTGTAACAAGACTTTTCGAACAACTTTCCGGGATATTTTGATGTGCCAGTGGAAAAACAAAGGCAAGCCTCAATGTCATCAGAGGAATCCTGCGGCTTGCCGGAAAAAAGATCAAAGGTAG